Proteins from one Sphingomonas sp. HF-S4 genomic window:
- a CDS encoding alpha/beta fold hydrolase, whose product MASFPTETHRFTSFDGVELAWTEMGEGRPVVLIHGYFSTAEVNWIKYGHAAKLAARGFRVIMPDLRGHGLSDRPHDPAAYPPDVLMRDGLALIEHLGLTDYDLGGYSLGGRTTLRMLVHGAQPRRAVLCGMGLAGLTDTKGRGTYFKRVLTNLGTFERGSSEWLTEAFLKTTKGDPEALLLILQTFVDTSEAEIAAIDLPTLVVTGAEDFDNGSAQEVADLLPDGRFVEIPGNHMSAVTRPELGDAIAEFLAA is encoded by the coding sequence TTGGCAAGCTTCCCGACTGAGACGCACCGTTTCACAAGCTTCGACGGCGTCGAACTCGCCTGGACCGAAATGGGTGAGGGGCGGCCGGTGGTGCTGATCCACGGCTATTTCTCGACCGCCGAAGTCAATTGGATCAAATACGGCCATGCCGCGAAGCTCGCGGCGCGTGGCTTTCGGGTGATCATGCCCGATCTGCGCGGACACGGGCTCAGCGATCGTCCGCACGATCCCGCCGCCTATCCGCCGGATGTGCTGATGCGCGACGGGCTGGCACTGATCGAGCATCTCGGGCTGACGGACTACGATCTCGGCGGCTATTCGCTCGGCGGACGGACGACGCTGCGGATGCTGGTCCACGGCGCGCAGCCACGACGCGCGGTGCTGTGCGGGATGGGGCTGGCGGGGCTGACCGACACCAAAGGACGCGGGACCTATTTCAAGCGCGTGCTAACCAATCTGGGGACGTTCGAGCGTGGCAGCTCCGAATGGCTGACCGAGGCGTTCCTCAAGACCACCAAGGGCGATCCGGAGGCGTTGCTGCTGATCCTGCAGACCTTTGTCGATACGTCCGAGGCCGAGATCGCCGCGATCGACCTGCCGACCTTGGTCGTCACCGGCGCCGAGGATTTCGACAACGGCTCGGCGCAGGAAGTCGCCGACTTGCTCCCCGACGGACGCTTCGTCGAGATTCCGGGCAACCATATGAGCGCCGTCACCCGGCCGGAACTGGGCGACGCGATCGCGGAGTTCCTCGCCGCTTGA
- a CDS encoding GFA family protein: MVEMSGGCQCGRIRYRARVDDDEAYLCHCRMCQRATGGVSIAFKNLLKTDVTWETQPDRYASSPIAERGFCTRCGTPLTYEAHAHDRMDLTVGSFDDPYGFKPTEHSGCESWHRNWLDSSHLPASRTDQNTSLVQRWMDKVGKLPD; encoded by the coding sequence ATGGTGGAAATGAGCGGCGGGTGCCAGTGCGGGCGAATCCGCTATCGCGCACGCGTGGACGACGATGAGGCGTATCTCTGCCACTGCCGGATGTGCCAGCGCGCGACCGGCGGCGTCTCGATCGCGTTCAAGAATCTGCTCAAGACCGATGTGACTTGGGAAACGCAGCCCGATCGCTATGCATCGTCGCCGATCGCCGAGCGCGGTTTCTGCACGCGTTGCGGCACGCCGCTTACCTATGAAGCGCACGCGCACGATCGCATGGACCTTACTGTCGGCAGCTTCGACGACCCCTATGGCTTCAAACCGACCGAGCATTCGGGATGCGAGAGCTGGCACCGCAACTGGCTTGACTCCAGCCATCTGCCGGCGTCACGGACCGACCAGAATACGAGCCTGGTTCAGCGATGGATGGATAAAGTTGGCAAGCTTCCCGACTGA
- a CDS encoding MarR family winged helix-turn-helix transcriptional regulator: MTENLGFLMADVSRLMRRRFDERARSSGATGPQWRTLKMLERHEGLNQGQLAELLEVEPITCCRMIDRLEEAELVERRRDPADRRAWRIYLTDKARPVLTELHDVASEMIETALHGFDQTQRDQLIAALALIRSNVLQTQESKEAANG, translated from the coding sequence ATGACCGAGAATCTAGGGTTCCTGATGGCCGATGTGTCGCGCCTGATGCGTCGCCGTTTCGACGAGCGCGCGCGCAGCAGCGGTGCGACGGGCCCGCAATGGCGGACACTCAAGATGCTCGAACGGCATGAGGGGTTAAACCAGGGACAGCTCGCCGAGTTGCTCGAAGTCGAGCCGATCACCTGCTGTCGGATGATCGACCGTCTCGAGGAAGCCGAATTGGTCGAGCGCCGCCGCGATCCCGCCGACCGCCGCGCCTGGCGCATCTACCTGACCGACAAGGCACGTCCCGTGCTCACCGAGCTTCACGATGTGGCGAGCGAGATGATCGAAACTGCGCTTCACGGGTTTGACCAGACGCAACGCGACCAGTTGATCGCCGCGCTCGCCCTGATCCGTTCCAACGTACTCCAGACGCAAGAGAGCAAAGAGGCCGCCAATGGCTGA
- a CDS encoding HlyD family secretion protein — protein sequence MAEADPKIEKAPDTVAVEPAPETEVEAVEPKAKRGLLRPLLMFGVPLLLIGVVGFFWLTSGRYASTDNAYVQQDKVSVSAEVAGRIVNVAVRENQRVKKGDLLFEIDPAPYRIAVAQADAAIANAQVELQTLKTSYAGTGADIQAARDSIVAAQEDYQRQAELMKSGFTTRARLQQSEHGLEQARATLQRANADAAEARSKLATGAAVPGENPQIAAARVQRDQAQLNLSRTKVYAPADGVVSQSQRLQVGQQMMTGLPALTIVTSDQSWIEANFKETDLNKMRVGQCAEMSFDAYPGLKLKGHVASIGAGTGSEFSVLPAQNANGNWVKVTQRVPVRLFIDEKSSRALIAGLSSDVEVDLQGPCK from the coding sequence ATGGCTGAGGCTGACCCCAAAATCGAAAAGGCACCCGACACGGTGGCGGTCGAACCCGCTCCCGAGACGGAAGTCGAAGCCGTCGAGCCCAAGGCGAAGCGCGGATTGCTGCGCCCGTTGCTGATGTTCGGCGTGCCGCTGCTCCTGATCGGCGTGGTCGGCTTCTTCTGGCTGACCTCGGGGCGCTATGCCTCGACCGACAATGCCTATGTCCAGCAGGACAAGGTATCGGTATCGGCCGAGGTCGCCGGGCGGATCGTCAACGTCGCGGTGCGGGAGAACCAGCGCGTCAAGAAGGGCGACTTGCTCTTCGAGATCGACCCGGCCCCCTATCGCATCGCCGTCGCCCAGGCCGACGCTGCGATCGCCAACGCCCAGGTCGAACTGCAGACCCTGAAGACCAGCTACGCCGGCACCGGCGCCGATATCCAGGCGGCGCGGGATTCGATCGTCGCGGCGCAGGAAGACTATCAGCGCCAGGCCGAGTTGATGAAGAGCGGCTTCACCACCCGCGCCCGGCTCCAGCAGTCCGAGCACGGGCTCGAACAGGCGCGCGCGACGCTCCAGCGCGCCAATGCCGATGCCGCCGAGGCGCGCTCGAAGCTCGCCACCGGCGCCGCGGTGCCCGGCGAGAACCCGCAGATCGCCGCCGCGCGCGTCCAGCGCGACCAGGCGCAGCTCAACCTCAGCCGCACCAAGGTCTATGCCCCCGCCGACGGCGTGGTCAGTCAGTCGCAGCGGCTCCAGGTCGGCCAGCAGATGATGACCGGGCTTCCAGCGCTCACCATCGTCACCAGCGACCAGTCGTGGATCGAGGCGAACTTCAAGGAGACCGACCTCAACAAGATGCGCGTCGGCCAGTGTGCCGAGATGTCGTTCGATGCCTATCCGGGGCTCAAGCTCAAGGGCCATGTCGCCTCGATCGGCGCAGGTACCGGCTCGGAATTCTCGGTGCTCCCCGCGCAGAACGCCAACGGGAACTGGGTCAAGGTCACCCAGCGCGTGCCGGTGCGCCTCTTCATCGACGAGAAGAGCTCGCGCGCGCTGATCGCCGGCCTTTCGTCAGACGTCGAGGTCGACCTGCAGGGGCCGTGCAAGTGA
- a CDS encoding DHA2 family efflux MFS transporter permease subunit: MATARPAQPAAAPSAPRQGVAALPVRNRGLLTLGVMLATIMQILDTTIANVALPHMQTSLGATADTVTWVLTSYIVASAIAIPITGWLSDAIGSRNLFLISTVGFIIASALCGMAQNLEQMVAFRILQGISAAFMNPLSQTVMLDINPPERQAKAMSIWGMGIMVGPIMGPVLGGWLTDNFNWRWVFYVNLPLGVICIAILWWLLPSRPVRKRRFDLFGFSLLALGISALQLMLDRGQGEDWLGSTEIWVEMLVAGIALWMFTVHMATGKNPMFERDLWKNRNLVTAIFFMLVIGVVMMATMALLPPMLQTLYGHSVFDTGMLLMPRGVGVILTMAISAQLTQRGVDARWVVGIGMALAAYSLWQMTHWSLEMGTWPIIVSGFVQGLGMGLVFMPLNGMAFATLPPHQRTEGSSLMNLSRNIGASVGISVVTTILARSIQASHAALAPNISAANLDTMDPNLLQMLGGSGETVLAMANAEINRQAMMIGYLNDFWAMMIVTALSVPLVVFLKRPKGPAANPDPAAAGH; this comes from the coding sequence ATGGCCACCGCCCGCCCTGCCCAGCCTGCCGCTGCGCCTTCTGCGCCTCGGCAAGGCGTCGCCGCGCTTCCCGTCCGCAACCGCGGGCTGCTGACGCTGGGCGTGATGCTGGCGACGATCATGCAGATCCTCGACACGACGATCGCCAATGTCGCGCTGCCGCACATGCAGACCTCGCTCGGCGCGACCGCCGACACCGTCACCTGGGTATTGACCAGCTATATCGTCGCTTCGGCGATCGCGATCCCGATCACCGGCTGGCTGTCCGATGCGATCGGTTCGCGCAACCTGTTCCTGATCTCGACCGTCGGCTTCATCATCGCCTCGGCGCTGTGTGGCATGGCGCAAAATCTGGAGCAGATGGTCGCCTTCCGTATCCTCCAGGGCATCTCGGCGGCGTTCATGAACCCGCTCAGCCAGACGGTGATGCTCGACATCAACCCGCCCGAGCGCCAGGCCAAGGCGATGTCGATCTGGGGCATGGGGATCATGGTCGGGCCGATCATGGGGCCGGTGCTCGGCGGCTGGCTGACCGACAATTTCAACTGGCGCTGGGTGTTCTACGTCAACTTGCCGCTGGGCGTGATCTGCATCGCGATCCTGTGGTGGCTGCTCCCCTCGCGCCCGGTGCGCAAGCGCCGCTTCGACCTGTTCGGTTTCTCGCTGCTGGCGCTGGGCATCTCGGCGCTTCAGCTAATGCTCGATCGCGGCCAGGGTGAGGACTGGCTCGGATCGACCGAGATCTGGGTCGAGATGCTCGTCGCCGGCATCGCTTTGTGGATGTTCACCGTCCACATGGCGACGGGCAAGAACCCGATGTTCGAGCGCGACCTGTGGAAGAACCGCAACCTCGTCACGGCGATCTTCTTCATGTTGGTGATCGGCGTGGTGATGATGGCGACGATGGCGCTGCTGCCGCCGATGCTCCAGACGCTCTACGGCCATTCGGTATTCGACACGGGCATGCTGCTGATGCCGCGCGGCGTCGGCGTGATCCTGACGATGGCGATCTCGGCGCAGCTTACTCAGCGCGGAGTCGATGCACGCTGGGTGGTGGGCATCGGCATGGCTCTCGCCGCCTATTCGCTGTGGCAGATGACGCATTGGTCGCTTGAGATGGGCACTTGGCCCATCATCGTTTCGGGGTTCGTCCAGGGGCTCGGCATGGGGTTGGTGTTCATGCCCTTGAACGGCATGGCGTTCGCGACGCTGCCGCCGCACCAGCGCACCGAAGGGTCATCGCTGATGAACCTCTCGCGCAACATCGGTGCGTCGGTCGGCATCTCCGTAGTGACGACGATCCTGGCGCGCAGTATCCAGGCGAGCCATGCCGCGCTGGCCCCAAACATCTCGGCGGCCAATCTCGACACGATGGACCCCAACCTGCTCCAGATGCTCGGCGGATCAGGCGAGACGGTGCTCGCGATGGCCAATGCCGAGATCAACCGCCAGGCGATGATGATCGGCTATCTCAACGATTTCTGGGCGATGATGATCGTCACGGCGCTGTCGGTGCCGCTGGTGGTGTTCCTCAAGCGGCCCAAGGGTCCGGCCGCCAACCCCGACCCTGCCGCCGCGGGGCATTGA